Proteins encoded together in one Impatiens glandulifera chromosome 1, dImpGla2.1, whole genome shotgun sequence window:
- the LOC124918068 gene encoding high mobility group nucleosome-binding domain-containing protein 5-like → MSNKTQQVLVENEEDVVVENEEDGVVEMDFFVKKSNVREKIEEENVEKIDDLVLEKKKDLVKEDVVVEKKENVMVEKVEDVVVEDLVNVNVLVEKEKEVENKKKNEKKKIDEEDKKKKIEEDNEEDMVLKEDVVVEKVEDLMKEDVENKIKKDKKKVKVENKKNNDKKKVKVEEKDDEKADEEDVEKIDDLVVEKKKYLVKVNVENKMKNDKNNENYEEEDVEKIYDLVVDKKKDLVKEDVDNKKKTDKKKVKENKKVKVEKNKVDVDGEDKKKVEDMKKVEENVMEVKKSATQYKRERWSRNYLLPSPTLLEKNEGQ, encoded by the exons ATGAGTAACAAAACCCAACAAGTATTGGTAGAGAATGAGGAGGATGTGGTGGTGGAGAATGAGGAGGATGGGGTGGTGGAAATGGA CTTTTTTGTCAAAAAATCCAATGTGCGGGAGAAGATTGAGGAGGAAAATGTGGAGAAGATCGATGATCTAGTGCTGGAAAAGAAGAAGGATTTGGTGAAGGAGGATGTAGTGGTGGAGAAGAAGGAGAATGTGATGGTGGAGAAGGTGGAAGATGTGGTGGTGGAGGATCTAGTGAATGTGAATGTATTGGTGGAGAAGGAGAAAGAAGtagagaataagaagaagaatgagaagaagaag ATTGATGAGGAAGACAAGAAAAAGAAGATTGAGGAAGACAATGAAGAGGATATGGTGTTGAAGGAGGATGTGGTAgtggagaaggtggaggatcTGATGAAGGAGGATGTGGAGAATAAGATTAAGAAGGACAAGAAGAAGGTGAAGGTGGAGAATAAGAAGAATAACGACAAGAAGAAGGTGAAGGTAGAGGAGAAGGATGAT GAGAAGGCTGACGAGGAAGATGTGGAGAAGATTGATGATCTGGTGgtggagaagaagaaatatttgGTAAAGGTGAATGTAGAGAATAAGATGAAGAATGACAAGAACAAT GAGAATTATGAAGAGGAGGATGTCGAGAAGATTTATGATCTAGTGGTGGATAAGAAGAAGGATTTGGTGAAGGAGGATGTGGATAATAAGAAGAAGACCGACAAGAAGAAGGTGAAGGAGAATAAGAAGGTGAAGGTGGAGAAGAACAAGGTGGATGTGGATGGGGAGGACAAGAAGAAGGTGGAGGACATgaagaaggtggaggagaaTGTGATGGAAGTGAAGAAGAGTGCAACCCAATATAAGAGAGAGAGGTGGAGTCGTAACTACTTACTCCCTTCACCAACCCTTCTAGAAAAAAATGAGGGTCAATGA